A genomic window from Flavobacterium sp. I3-2 includes:
- the apaG gene encoding Co2+/Mg2+ efflux protein ApaG has product MISQITKGIKISVKTSFEGTYFRNYKIQFAFSYEITIENQSKDFVQLNSRHWEIKDALNELEVVDGEGVLGQKPIIKPGGKHVYSSGCLLTSPFGSMKGYYNMINFSTTKKFKVVIPTFKLSAPFAIN; this is encoded by the coding sequence ATGATTTCTCAAATTACAAAAGGCATAAAAATTTCTGTAAAAACTAGTTTTGAAGGTACTTACTTTCGAAACTATAAAATTCAATTTGCTTTTAGTTATGAAATTACCATAGAAAACCAAAGCAAAGATTTTGTTCAATTAAATTCTCGTCATTGGGAAATTAAAGATGCATTAAATGAACTTGAAGTTGTTGATGGAGAAGGTGTTTTGGGACAAAAACCTATTATTAAACCTGGAGGAAAACATGTTTATAGTTCCGGGTGTTTATTGACATCACCTTTCGGAAGTATGAAAGGTTACTACAACATGATCAATTTTTCGACTACAAAAAAATTCAAAGTGGTTATTCCAACTTTTAAGTTGAGTGCGCCATTTGCAATAAATTAA
- the pruA gene encoding L-glutamate gamma-semialdehyde dehydrogenase, which translates to MPKGIFNVPKAYNEVVKSYAPGTSEREEVKKAFSALYNSTVDIPLYIGGEEVRTGNTKNLFPPFDHQHHLGVYHLADKSLVEKAISTALEARKKWSAMAWEHRASIFLKAAELLAGPYRAKINAATMIAQAKTVHQAEIDSACEFIDFLRYNVEYMTQVYAQQPASSEGIWNRVEHRPLEGFVYAITPFNFTAISGNLPSCVAMMGNVVVWKPAATQIYSAQVIVEVFKKAGLPDGVINVVYGDSGMITDTILDNENFAGIHFTGSTGVFNDFWGTIGKNISKYKTYPRIVGETGGKDFVWAHPSADAKEVATALSRGAFEYQGQKCSAASRAYIPASLWEEVKNFVIEDVKSFKMGSPEDMSNYVSAVITEGSFDKLAKAIDAAKASNEAEIVVGGGYDKSKGWFIEPTVILTSNPKYDTMERELFGPVLTVYVYEDAKWEESLKLVDETSNYALTGAIFSQDRYVIEIASKALENAAGNFYINDKPTGAVVGQQPFGGARGSGTNDKAGSVLNLLRWVSPRTIKETFVPATDYRYPFLG; encoded by the coding sequence ATGCCTAAAGGAATTTTTAATGTTCCAAAAGCGTACAACGAAGTTGTAAAATCATACGCGCCAGGAACATCAGAGAGAGAAGAAGTAAAAAAAGCGTTCAGCGCATTATATAATTCAACGGTTGATATTCCACTTTATATCGGAGGAGAAGAAGTTAGAACAGGAAATACCAAAAATTTATTTCCTCCTTTTGACCACCAACATCATTTAGGAGTTTATCATTTAGCTGATAAATCCTTGGTTGAAAAAGCAATTTCAACTGCGCTTGAAGCTCGTAAAAAATGGTCGGCAATGGCTTGGGAACACAGAGCTTCTATTTTCTTAAAAGCGGCTGAATTGTTAGCTGGGCCTTACCGCGCTAAAATTAATGCTGCAACAATGATTGCTCAAGCAAAAACGGTTCATCAAGCAGAAATCGATTCGGCTTGTGAATTTATTGATTTCTTGAGATATAATGTGGAGTACATGACGCAAGTTTATGCACAACAACCTGCATCTTCAGAAGGAATTTGGAATCGCGTTGAGCACCGTCCGTTAGAAGGTTTTGTATATGCAATTACGCCATTTAATTTTACAGCAATTTCAGGTAATTTACCTTCTTGTGTGGCAATGATGGGTAACGTTGTGGTTTGGAAACCAGCTGCAACTCAAATTTATTCTGCGCAAGTTATTGTTGAAGTTTTCAAAAAAGCAGGATTACCTGACGGAGTTATCAATGTTGTTTATGGTGATTCAGGTATGATTACGGATACTATTTTAGATAATGAAAACTTTGCAGGAATTCACTTTACAGGTTCAACAGGTGTTTTCAATGATTTCTGGGGAACAATCGGAAAAAACATTTCTAAATACAAAACATATCCAAGAATCGTTGGAGAAACAGGCGGAAAAGATTTCGTTTGGGCACATCCATCTGCAGATGCAAAAGAAGTAGCTACAGCTTTATCTCGTGGTGCTTTTGAATACCAAGGACAAAAATGTTCGGCAGCTTCTCGTGCTTATATTCCAGCTTCGTTATGGGAAGAAGTTAAAAATTTCGTAATCGAGGATGTGAAATCATTTAAGATGGGATCTCCAGAAGATATGAGTAATTATGTTTCTGCTGTAATCACAGAAGGATCTTTTGATAAATTGGCAAAAGCTATAGATGCTGCAAAAGCTTCAAATGAGGCAGAAATTGTTGTTGGTGGTGGATACGATAAATCAAAAGGATGGTTTATTGAACCAACGGTTATCTTAACTTCAAATCCTAAATACGATACGATGGAGCGTGAATTATTCGGTCCAGTTTTAACGGTTTATGTTTATGAAGATGCGAAATGGGAAGAATCATTAAAGTTAGTTGACGAAACTTCGAATTACGCGTTAACAGGAGCGATTTTCTCTCAAGATCGCTACGTGATTGAGATTGCTTCAAAAGCTTTAGAAAATGCAGCAGGAAACTTCTATATCAACGACAAACCAACAGGTGCTGTTGTAGGACAACAACCATTTGGTGGCGCTAGAGGATCTGGAACAAATGATAAAGCAGGTTCTGTGTTGAATTTATTACGTTGGGTTTCTCCACGTACCATTAAAGAAACATTTGTGCCAGCTACAGATTATAGATATCCGTTTTTAGGATAA
- a CDS encoding heavy-metal-associated domain-containing protein has translation MKFKKTIALLALSTIFMVGCKDKVVETIDSNGNDSLQVEQVSSNETSTNEIAGTMEKATFEIEGMSCAVGCAKVIEGKLAKLNGVKSATVDFETKKATVEFDNAKQTPTTLEETVEKIGDGLYQVENMSTSLETAMLFDQEPKKEKKGCCSKSGKSCDKDKKKEETKSEKKEEKSEKKANLL, from the coding sequence ATGAAATTCAAAAAAACAATCGCTTTATTAGCTTTATCAACTATTTTCATGGTAGGATGTAAAGACAAAGTTGTAGAAACAATCGACTCAAACGGAAACGATTCACTTCAAGTTGAACAAGTTTCTTCTAATGAAACTTCAACAAACGAAATTGCTGGAACTATGGAAAAAGCAACTTTCGAAATCGAAGGTATGTCTTGCGCTGTTGGATGTGCAAAAGTTATCGAAGGAAAACTAGCTAAATTAAACGGAGTTAAATCTGCAACTGTAGATTTTGAAACCAAAAAAGCTACGGTTGAATTTGACAACGCTAAACAAACTCCTACAACTTTAGAAGAAACTGTTGAAAAAATTGGAGACGGTTTATACCAAGTAGAAAACATGAGCACTTCTTTAGAAACAGCTATGTTGTTTGATCAAGAACCTAAAAAAGAGAAAAAAGGTTGTTGTTCTAAATCAGGAAAATCTTGTGATAAAGACAAGAAAAAAGAAGAAACTAAATCTGAAAAGAAAGAAGAAAAATCTGAAAAGAAAGCAAATCTTTTGTAA
- a CDS encoding insulinase family protein, whose protein sequence is MKKIFIIATALMLTLSSEAQIKRPQPQPGPAPTVNVSKPKEFTLKNGLKVLVVEDHKLPRVSYSLTIDTPPYHEGNIAGVSSLTSAVVGNGTKKISKEAFNEEIDFLGANISFWNTGAAGSGLSKYSDRILEIMADGALNPIFSQEEFDKSKAQAIEGLKSSEKSVTAVAGRVENALLFGTHHPYGEFETEETITAVTLQDVKDNYASYFVPENAYLVIIGDVDYKKVKKQVEKLFGGWKKAAAPKQDFPATKNVGKTQIDFVDMPNAVQSEIAIVNAVELKMTDKDYFATTMANQILGGGGEGRLFLNLREAHGWTYGAYSSIGSGKYTSKFKATASVRNTVTDSAVVEFMKEIHKIRTEKVTEEELKLAKAKFIGSFVMGTQKPGTIASFALRTKTQNLPADYYENYIKNLNAVTVEDVQNAAKRYFQADNLRIIIVGKAADVLPGLEKLPYKINFYDKYGKPTSKPEVKKEVPAGTTVKSVVDNYINAIGGEAKLKTVKSIATTANATVQGMELISVTKQTNKGQLNSTTTMMGQTMSKQIITPSMGYVEQQGQKQTLSGDDLKQAQASAKLFSEMELATKPGVVLVGIENIEGVDCYGIKDGDTTHYFDTKTGLKTAVATAYDVQGQQGVQTVYYDDYKDVKGIKVPFKTTLNMGIDIEMITKDVKINEGVSDADFK, encoded by the coding sequence ATGAAAAAAATATTTATTATAGCAACAGCTTTAATGCTTACTTTAAGCTCAGAAGCTCAAATTAAAAGACCTCAACCTCAACCAGGACCAGCGCCTACGGTTAACGTTTCTAAACCAAAAGAATTTACACTTAAAAACGGTTTAAAAGTTTTAGTTGTTGAAGATCATAAATTACCACGCGTTAGCTACAGTTTAACTATCGACACACCTCCATATCACGAAGGGAACATTGCAGGAGTTTCTTCATTAACAAGTGCAGTGGTAGGTAACGGAACTAAAAAAATATCTAAAGAAGCTTTTAACGAAGAGATTGACTTTTTAGGTGCAAACATTAGTTTTTGGAATACAGGAGCTGCAGGTAGTGGTTTATCTAAATACAGCGACCGTATTTTAGAAATTATGGCAGACGGTGCTTTAAATCCTATTTTCTCACAAGAAGAATTTGATAAAAGTAAAGCACAAGCTATTGAAGGTTTAAAATCTTCAGAAAAATCGGTTACAGCTGTTGCTGGACGTGTTGAAAACGCATTATTATTCGGAACACACCACCCTTACGGAGAATTTGAAACTGAAGAAACTATTACAGCTGTTACTTTACAAGATGTAAAAGACAATTACGCTTCATACTTTGTTCCTGAAAATGCTTATTTAGTAATCATCGGAGATGTTGATTATAAAAAAGTTAAAAAACAAGTTGAGAAATTATTTGGTGGTTGGAAAAAAGCTGCTGCTCCAAAACAAGATTTCCCAGCAACTAAAAATGTTGGTAAAACTCAAATCGATTTTGTTGATATGCCAAACGCAGTTCAGTCTGAAATCGCTATTGTAAATGCTGTTGAGTTAAAAATGACTGACAAAGATTACTTTGCTACAACAATGGCTAACCAAATTCTTGGTGGTGGTGGTGAAGGCCGTTTGTTCTTAAACTTACGTGAAGCTCACGGATGGACTTACGGTGCATACTCTTCAATCGGTTCAGGAAAATACACTTCTAAATTCAAAGCAACTGCATCTGTTAGAAATACCGTTACTGATAGTGCTGTTGTAGAATTCATGAAAGAAATTCACAAAATCAGAACTGAAAAAGTAACTGAAGAAGAATTAAAATTAGCTAAAGCTAAATTTATTGGAAGTTTTGTAATGGGAACTCAAAAACCTGGAACTATTGCTTCTTTTGCTTTAAGAACAAAAACTCAAAATTTACCTGCAGATTACTACGAAAACTACATTAAAAACTTAAATGCAGTTACTGTAGAAGATGTACAAAATGCAGCTAAAAGATATTTCCAAGCAGATAATTTAAGAATTATCATCGTTGGTAAAGCCGCTGACGTTTTACCTGGATTGGAAAAATTACCTTACAAAATCAATTTCTATGATAAATATGGTAAACCAACTTCTAAACCAGAAGTAAAAAAAGAAGTTCCTGCAGGAACAACTGTAAAAAGTGTAGTTGATAATTACATTAATGCAATTGGTGGAGAAGCTAAATTAAAAACAGTTAAATCGATTGCAACAACTGCTAACGCAACTGTTCAAGGAATGGAATTGATTTCAGTTACAAAACAAACTAACAAAGGTCAATTAAATTCAACAACAACAATGATGGGTCAGACAATGTCAAAACAAATTATTACACCATCAATGGGATATGTTGAACAACAAGGTCAAAAGCAAACATTATCAGGAGACGATTTAAAACAAGCTCAAGCTTCTGCAAAATTGTTTAGTGAAATGGAATTAGCTACTAAACCTGGTGTAGTTTTAGTTGGAATTGAAAACATTGAAGGTGTAGATTGTTACGGAATCAAAGATGGTGACACTACACATTACTTTGATACAAAAACAGGATTAAAAACTGCAGTTGCTACAGCTTATGACGTTCAAGGTCAACAAGGTGTTCAAACAGTTTATTACGATGACTACAAAGATGTAAAAGGAATTAAAGTTCCTTTCAAAACTACTTTAAATATGGGTATTGACATCGAAATGATTACTAAAGACGTTAAAATCAACGAAGGAGTTTCTGATGCTGATTTTAAATAA
- a CDS encoding M16 family metallopeptidase gives MKKSLTALTAALFLSGAVFAQKVEFEEYTLDNGLHVVLHQDKSAPVVVTSVMYHVGAKDENPERTGFAHFFEHLLFEGTENIGRGEWFKLVTANGGHNNANTSDDRTYYYEVFPSNNLELAIWMESDRLLQPVINQIGVDTQNEVVKEEKRLRVDNQPYGNWITEVKRNMFKKHPYRWAPIGSMEHLDAATLEEFQAFNKKFYIPNNAVLVIAGDIDFKQTKDLVQKYFGPIQKGTPVERIKIEEDPITSPIIAEYQDPNIQLPMYITAYRTPSNKTKDARALDMVSSILSGGKSSRLYKKLVDEDKMAMQVSAFNFSQEDYGMYIILGIPMPGFTREQIQEVIDAEIVKMQTELISERDFQKLQNEFENNYVNSNSNLESLAENLATNYLLMGDINLINEEIDIYRSITREEIREVAKKYLKPNARLLLDYVPVKEEAAN, from the coding sequence ATGAAAAAATCTTTAACAGCTTTGACTGCAGCACTTTTTTTAAGCGGTGCTGTATTTGCTCAAAAAGTTGAATTTGAAGAGTATACATTGGACAATGGTCTGCATGTAGTTTTACATCAAGACAAATCTGCTCCAGTAGTTGTTACTTCTGTAATGTACCATGTAGGTGCTAAAGACGAAAACCCAGAACGTACTGGTTTTGCTCACTTCTTTGAACATTTATTATTTGAAGGAACAGAAAATATTGGTCGTGGAGAATGGTTCAAATTAGTAACTGCTAATGGAGGACACAATAACGCAAACACTTCTGACGACAGAACATATTACTACGAAGTATTCCCTTCTAACAATTTAGAGTTAGCCATTTGGATGGAATCTGATCGTTTGTTACAACCAGTAATCAACCAAATTGGGGTTGATACACAAAACGAAGTTGTTAAAGAAGAAAAACGTTTACGTGTAGACAATCAACCTTACGGAAATTGGATTACAGAAGTTAAACGTAATATGTTTAAAAAACACCCATACCGTTGGGCTCCAATCGGTTCAATGGAACATTTAGACGCAGCAACTTTAGAAGAATTCCAAGCGTTTAATAAAAAATTCTATATTCCTAACAATGCCGTTTTAGTTATTGCTGGAGATATCGATTTTAAACAAACAAAAGATTTAGTTCAGAAATATTTTGGACCTATCCAAAAAGGAACTCCGGTTGAAAGAATTAAAATTGAAGAAGATCCAATTACTTCACCAATCATTGCTGAGTACCAAGATCCGAACATTCAATTACCAATGTATATCACAGCATACAGAACTCCATCTAACAAAACAAAAGATGCGCGTGCTTTAGATATGGTTTCGTCAATCTTATCAGGAGGAAAATCTTCACGTTTATACAAAAAATTAGTTGACGAAGATAAAATGGCGATGCAAGTAAGTGCTTTCAACTTCTCTCAAGAAGATTACGGAATGTACATCATCTTAGGAATACCAATGCCTGGATTTACACGCGAGCAAATTCAAGAAGTTATTGATGCAGAAATTGTAAAAATGCAAACTGAATTAATTTCTGAAAGAGATTTTCAAAAATTACAAAACGAGTTCGAAAATAACTACGTAAACAGTAATTCAAACTTAGAAAGTTTAGCAGAAAACTTAGCTACAAACTATTTATTAATGGGTGATATTAATTTAATCAACGAAGAAATTGATATTTACCGTTCAATCACAAGAGAAGAAATTAGAGAAGTAGCTAAAAAATACTTAAAACCAAACGCACGTTTACTTTTAGATTACGTTCCTGTTAAAGAAGAAGCTGCAAACTAA
- the rplU gene encoding 50S ribosomal protein L21: MYAIVEIAGQQFKVSKDQKVYVHRLAAEEGSNVTFDKVLFVDNAGAITLGAPAITGASVGAKVLKHLQGDKVIVFKKKRRKGYKKKNGHRQALTQIVIEGINI; this comes from the coding sequence ATGTACGCAATCGTAGAGATAGCAGGGCAACAATTCAAAGTTAGCAAAGACCAAAAAGTTTATGTTCACCGTTTAGCGGCAGAAGAAGGATCAAATGTAACGTTTGATAAAGTTCTTTTTGTTGATAACGCAGGAGCAATTACTTTAGGCGCCCCAGCTATAACAGGAGCTTCAGTAGGAGCGAAAGTTTTAAAACACCTTCAAGGTGACAAAGTTATCGTTTTCAAGAAAAAAAGAAGAAAAGGATACAAAAAGAAAAATGGTCACAGACAAGCATTAACTCAAATCGTAATTGAGGGGATCAACATCTAA
- the rpmA gene encoding 50S ribosomal protein L27 — MAHKKGVGSSKNGRESESKRLGVKIFGGQAAIAGNIIVRQRGSKHNPGENVYMGKDHTLHAKVDGVVQFVKKKDNKSFVSIVPFEA, encoded by the coding sequence ATGGCTCACAAAAAAGGTGTCGGTAGTTCTAAGAATGGTAGAGAATCAGAATCGAAACGTTTAGGCGTTAAGATTTTTGGTGGTCAAGCTGCTATTGCTGGAAACATCATTGTAAGACAAAGAGGTTCTAAGCATAACCCAGGTGAAAACGTTTACATGGGTAAAGATCACACTTTACACGCTAAAGTTGACGGAGTTGTACAATTCGTGAAAAAGAAAGATAACAAATCTTTCGTTTCTATTGTACCATTCGAGGCTTAA
- the msrB gene encoding peptide-methionine (R)-S-oxide reductase MsrB encodes MKKIILFTMMLLSISTLAMSFTSCQTKPTYTTNFKNETDMNTENKKEIYFAGGCFWGTEYFFQQIRGVLETEVGYANGKTKNPTYEDVLTHTTGFAEAVKVVYDPNQVDLNLLIDLYFDTIDPTSINKQGNDVGDQYRTGIYTIDDETAAIVKERVSKLAFEYDKPLAIETIPLQNFYTAETYHQDYLEKNPNGYCHIPTKLFEMARKANPKTEAQTTYKKQDKATLKESLSPIQYQVTQENGTERAFQNEYYNEFREGIYVDITTGEPLFISTDKFESGCGWPSFSKPIDNSLIDEKTDKTYGMIRTEVRSKTGDAHLGHVFEDGPKDKGGLRYCINSASLKFIPKEEMKTKGYEAYLKLLDK; translated from the coding sequence ATGAAAAAGATAATCTTATTTACCATGATGCTTTTAAGCATTTCAACTTTAGCAATGAGCTTTACAAGTTGTCAAACAAAACCAACATATACAACAAATTTTAAAAACGAAACCGATATGAATACAGAAAATAAAAAAGAAATTTATTTTGCAGGTGGCTGCTTTTGGGGAACCGAATATTTTTTTCAACAAATACGCGGCGTTCTTGAAACAGAAGTTGGTTACGCAAACGGAAAAACAAAAAATCCTACGTATGAAGATGTTTTAACGCATACCACAGGATTTGCAGAAGCAGTGAAAGTTGTTTATGACCCAAATCAGGTTGATTTAAATTTATTGATTGATTTGTATTTTGATACGATTGACCCAACAAGCATCAACAAACAAGGAAATGATGTGGGCGACCAATACCGAACTGGAATTTACACCATTGACGATGAAACTGCTGCAATTGTAAAAGAACGCGTTAGTAAATTAGCTTTTGAATATGATAAACCTTTAGCGATAGAAACCATTCCTTTGCAAAATTTTTATACTGCCGAAACGTATCATCAAGATTATTTAGAGAAAAATCCGAATGGATATTGCCACATTCCAACTAAATTATTTGAGATGGCTCGAAAAGCAAATCCAAAAACAGAAGCGCAAACAACGTATAAAAAACAAGATAAAGCAACTTTAAAAGAAAGCTTGTCTCCTATTCAATATCAAGTTACGCAAGAAAACGGAACAGAAAGAGCTTTTCAGAATGAATACTATAATGAATTCAGAGAAGGAATTTATGTCGACATCACTACAGGCGAGCCTTTGTTTATTTCGACAGACAAATTTGAATCGGGTTGTGGATGGCCAAGTTTTTCAAAACCAATTGACAACAGTTTAATCGACGAAAAAACAGATAAAACTTATGGTATGATTCGTACCGAAGTTCGAAGTAAAACAGGCGATGCGCATTTGGGTCATGTTTTTGAAGACGGCCCGAAAGATAAAGGCGGATTGCGTTATTGTATTAACAGTGCTTCGTTAAAATTCATCCCTAAAGAAGAAATGAAAACCAAAGGTTACGAAGCTTATTTAAAATTACTTGATAAATAA
- a CDS encoding sigma-70 family RNA polymerase sigma factor, with protein sequence MNKNEIFRQWISDYSKLLLQRATYLLSNKEDAEDLVQEVLIAAYNSFENFKEDSKPKTWLMGILKNKIADYYRSKYKTEPNISLDHFFDASGNWKTKDVINDWNISENETALLNNKSFNQTLEKCIDELPQKWSILVKLYYLDEKKAPEVSQELNINTTNLWKILQRSRMQLRTCLETKWFSVN encoded by the coding sequence ATGAATAAAAACGAAATTTTTAGACAATGGATAAGTGATTATTCAAAACTACTTTTGCAAAGAGCCACTTACTTACTTTCAAATAAAGAAGATGCCGAAGATTTGGTTCAAGAAGTGTTGATTGCTGCCTATAACTCTTTCGAAAACTTCAAAGAAGATAGTAAACCCAAAACTTGGTTGATGGGAATTTTGAAAAATAAGATTGCCGACTATTATCGTTCCAAATACAAAACTGAACCGAACATAAGTTTAGACCATTTTTTTGACGCATCAGGAAATTGGAAAACAAAAGATGTCATAAACGATTGGAATATTTCAGAAAACGAAACCGCCTTACTAAACAACAAATCTTTTAATCAGACGTTAGAAAAATGTATTGATGAACTTCCTCAAAAATGGAGCATTTTGGTAAAGCTCTATTATCTAGACGAAAAAAAAGCACCAGAAGTTAGTCAGGAATTAAATATTAATACGACTAATCTTTGGAAGATTCTTCAACGCAGTAGAATGCAATTGAGAACGTGTTTAGAAACAAAATGGTTTTCGGTTAACTAA